A region of Drosophila mauritiana strain mau12 chromosome 3L, ASM438214v1, whole genome shotgun sequence DNA encodes the following proteins:
- the LOC117140435 gene encoding low affinity immunoglobulin epsilon Fc receptor isoform X1 — protein sequence MIRPTLIVVLISLASVDSGHNSPVTTIPVAEPISQVPHGFQLGQANHISSSNISRSGGGNGRDKRGAQLDPSEIARQNQITQQIFANYLERRLFPNRTANQKIPTIADILPKPKPSPRPRPRGFAASDGGNFKRSGGGAQRNRLAAAASKRQSGYNRKRLREEQEEEEEADDQERDQQPLANQEDFDYDVQESLQSVESEQHDQYYGNIFHRDPSENEVDNDCPNCVDESQYTPNKWTMPLLKLGEKRYYLGIFFKANWFKATQYCRYHGMHLASISSQEENDRLEKHIRDFGLGHEHFWISGTDLADEGNFFWMATGRPITFTNWNAGEPNNFRYENGEEENCLELWNRDGKGLKWNDSPCSFETYFVCEVQPN from the exons ATGATCCGCCCCACACTTATCGTAGTGCTCATTTCACTGGCCAGTGTCGATTCCGGCCACAACTCACCCGTGACCACCATCCCGGTGGCCGAGCCCATCAGCCAGGTGCCCCACGGCTTCCAGCTCGGCCAAGCCAatcacatcagcagcagcaacattagCCGGAGTGGAGGCGGAAATGGCCGTGATAAGAGAG GCGCCCAACTGGATCCGAGCGAGATTGCCCGCCAGAATCAGATAACCCAGCAGATATTCGCCAACTATTTGGAGCGCCGGCTGTTTCCCAATCGCACGGCCAACCAAAAGATTCCCACCATCGCGGACATCCTGCCCAAGCCGAAGCCATCGCCACGACCCCGTCCTCGAGGATTCGCGGCCAGCGATGGCGGAAACTTCAAGAGGAGCGGTGGCGGAGCTCAAAGGAACCGCCTGGCAGCTGCCGCCTCCAAGAGGCAGTCGGGCTACAATCGCAAGCGACTGCGCGAGGaacaggaggaggaggaggaggccgACGACCAGGAGCGGGATCAGCAGCCGCTGGCCAACCAGGAGGACTTCGACTACGACGTGCAGGAGTCGCTGCAGAGCGTGGAGTCGGAGCAGCACGACCAGTACTATGGGAACATATTCCATCGCGATCCCAGCGAGAACGAAGTCGATAATG ACTGCCCCAACTGCGTGGACGAGTCGCAGTACACGCCGAACAAGTGGACGATGCCGCTGCTGAAGCTCGGGGAGAAGCGCTACTACCTCGGCATCTTCTTCAAG GCAAACTGGTTCAAAGCCACACAATATTGCCGGTACCACGGCATGCATCTGGCCAGCATTTCATCACAGGAAGAGAACGATAGACTGGAGAAGCACATACGTGACTTTG GCCTGGGCCACGAACATTTCTGGATTTCCGGCACGGACCTGGCCGACGAGGGCAACTTCTTCTGGATGGCCACCGGCAGACCCATCACGTTCACCAACTGGAACGCCGGGGAGCCCAACAATTTCCGGTACGAGAACGGCGAGGAGGAGAACTGCCTGGAGCTGTGGAACCGCGATGGCAAGGGCCTCAAGTGGAACGACTCGCCCTGCAGCTTCGAGACCTACTTCGTCTGCGAGGTGCAGCCGAACTAG
- the LOC117140435 gene encoding C-type lectin 37Db isoform X2: protein MQKYLLLSVIICLQLLCLLNRTMASPPKGSGPVADCPNCVDESQYTPNKWTMPLLKLGEKRYYLGIFFKANWFKATQYCRYHGMHLASISSQEENDRLEKHIRDFGLGHEHFWISGTDLADEGNFFWMATGRPITFTNWNAGEPNNFRYENGEEENCLELWNRDGKGLKWNDSPCSFETYFVCEVQPN, encoded by the exons ATGCAAAAGTATTTGCTTCTGTCTGTGATAATCTGCCTCCAACTGCTGTGCCTTTTGAACAGGACAATGGCATCGCCGCCCAAAGGATCTGGTCCTGTAGCTG ACTGCCCCAACTGCGTGGACGAGTCGCAGTACACGCCGAACAAGTGGACGATGCCGCTGCTGAAGCTCGGGGAGAAGCGCTACTACCTCGGCATCTTCTTCAAG GCAAACTGGTTCAAAGCCACACAATATTGCCGGTACCACGGCATGCATCTGGCCAGCATTTCATCACAGGAAGAGAACGATAGACTGGAGAAGCACATACGTGACTTTG GCCTGGGCCACGAACATTTCTGGATTTCCGGCACGGACCTGGCCGACGAGGGCAACTTCTTCTGGATGGCCACCGGCAGACCCATCACGTTCACCAACTGGAACGCCGGGGAGCCCAACAATTTCCGGTACGAGAACGGCGAGGAGGAGAACTGCCTGGAGCTGTGGAACCGCGATGGCAAGGGCCTCAAGTGGAACGACTCGCCCTGCAGCTTCGAGACCTACTTCGTCTGCGAGGTGCAGCCGAACTAG